AGCAAGCAAATATTCCTCGAAAAGACACTCTATCTGGAATAAAAATTTCATATAGAAATCCCCCGTCACTCATTAATGTAACGGGGGATTTTTTTATGCTGAAAGAAATTCCTGTAAGGCAGCTGTATGCTTTAGTGCCATCGCATAGCCATCATCATACAATTGATACAACTTACGCTGATCGCGGCAAACACGCCCGACGCCAAGAGTACTTTCAGGCCGAATCACAAAGATTTCGCCCTGCTTTTCCTTCGCCTCGATTACTGCCAGTTGATCATTATATGCTTCATGGCGATGCTCCAGCACTCTGATCAATCCTGGAAATTGTGGATACCGCCATTTACATAGTGCTAACGATTTGCTGGCATGTTTGCGATAACCTTCCGGTTGCGTAAGAACCAAAACCGGCTTTTCACCATGCTCCAGACACTGCTGAAGCGGGATAAAGTTCGCAATGCCACCATCCATATACACCGAGCCGTTATATTCCACAGGCTTGGCAATAAGCGGCAAGCTTGCCGATGCCCGCATAATAGTCAGCACGTTCTCCCGACTTCCAAGCATGCTCTTTTCAAACATCACGGCTTCACCGGTATAGCAATCAGTTACACCTATCCAAAATTTGATCGGATTGTTTTTAAACGTTTCATAATCAATCGGTACGATGTGCAATGGCATATCTTCAAAAATGAAATCCATTCCGAACAAATCGCCGCCTTTTAACAGACGTAAAAAGCTTAGGTACCTTTTGTCGTTAACAAAACGTATATTTGCTATTCTGTTTCGCTCCGGCTGGTTGGAAATAAGATTGGCACCGTTACATGCCCCCATAGATACCCCGTACAAGGAAGAAAACGAAAAACGCATGTCCATAAAATGCCGAAGTACACCAGCAGAGAAATTTCCCCGAAGTCCTCCGCCTTCAAGAACAAGTCCGGCGGTAACAGTTGATTGCATCGGTAAAACCTCCTGAGGAATTGCTTGGTAAAACAACAACTCAACCTTGGAGGTGTTGTATAGTATTTGGAGAACATAATCGAAAGTGTCCTGAGAGGACAGTAGCAGAAAGAAGATTCTCTATCATGATAATTGTCTACACAAAATAACTAGTATTTTTTCAACACCAACGTTCACGCTAATTACAGAACAAAGGCTCTCACATTTTCATGTAAGAGCCTTTGTATATATTCAAGCTTCTCTGCATTCAAAACAGTGAATAGCTGTTCCTTTCACAGAATAAAGAAGTTGTTACACTATCGCTGTTCACCCCAGAATAAGGCAATAACCCTATCATTCGGAGCACGGCCAACATACGATCCTGCAATAAAAGCGCTGAGTGCTATCAACGTAGTCGGCACAATTGCATGCACTCCGCCCATCGCCGGTTTCATCATGCTGATTGTAATGAAGGATACAACACCAAAGGTAATCGAAGCCACAGCACCAGTTGCGTTTGCTCGCTTCCAGTAAAGTCCAAGAAGAATTGGCCA
This Halodesulfovibrio sp. MK-HDV DNA region includes the following protein-coding sequences:
- a CDS encoding patatin family protein; the encoded protein is MQSTVTAGLVLEGGGLRGNFSAGVLRHFMDMRFSFSSLYGVSMGACNGANLISNQPERNRIANIRFVNDKRYLSFLRLLKGGDLFGMDFIFEDMPLHIVPIDYETFKNNPIKFWIGVTDCYTGEAVMFEKSMLGSRENVLTIMRASASLPLIAKPVEYNGSVYMDGGIANFIPLQQCLEHGEKPVLVLTQPEGYRKHASKSLALCKWRYPQFPGLIRVLEHRHEAYNDQLAVIEAKEKQGEIFVIRPESTLGVGRVCRDQRKLYQLYDDGYAMALKHTAALQEFLSA